A genome region from Scyliorhinus canicula chromosome 16, sScyCan1.1, whole genome shotgun sequence includes the following:
- the LOC119951070 gene encoding LOW QUALITY PROTEIN: glutamine amidotransferase-like class 1 domain-containing protein 3B, mitochondrial (The sequence of the model RefSeq protein was modified relative to this genomic sequence to represent the inferred CDS: inserted 2 bases in 1 codon), which produces MHVVDHVKGESVGAKRNVLVEWAQIARGKILDLARLTVQEHDAITFPGGFGAAKNLSNFAVERKDCQVIPDIERVITEFHKARKPIGLCCITPVLAAKVLPGVKVTVGHEDEEDGKWPYAGTATAIIGMGGKHAVGEVDCAQVDSENNVVSTQTFXCETELHHIFDGIGAMVQRVLKLTGK; this is translated from the exons ATGCATGTTGTGGATCACGTCAAGGGGGAGTCTGTTGGGGCGAAGCGCAATGTTCTGGTGGAGTGGGCTCAGATTGCCCGCGGTAAGATCCTGGACCTGGCCCGGCTAACCGTGCAGGAACACGATGCCATTACCTTCCCTGGTGGCTTCGGTGCTGCCAAGAACCTATCAAACTTTGCTGTGGAAAGAAAGGATTGCCAAGTAATTCCTGACATCGAGCGAGTAATCACGGAATTCCACAAGGCACGGAAACCCATTGGGTTGTGCTGCATTACTCCTGTTCTGGCTGCCAAAGTACTCCCAGGAGTCAAGGTGACTGTTGGCCATGAGGATGAGGAAGATGGGAAATGGCCATACGCTGGTACAGCGACAGCAATCATCGGAATGGGGGGGAAGCACGCAGTCGGGGAGGTTGATTGTGCTCAGGTGGATTCTGAGAATAATGTTGTGTCCACACAGACCTT GTGTGAAACTGAACTTCACCACATCTTCGATGGGATTGGTGCGATGGTGCAGCGAGTACTGAAACTAACGGGGAAATGA